One segment of Onychomys torridus chromosome 3, mOncTor1.1, whole genome shotgun sequence DNA contains the following:
- the Smarcd3 gene encoding SWI/SNF-related matrix-associated actin-dependent regulator of chromatin subfamily D member 3 isoform X1: protein MAADEVAGGARKATKSKLFEFLVHGVRPGMPSGARMPHQGAPMGPPGSPYMGSPAVRPGLAPAGMEPARKRAAPPPGQSQPQGQGQPVPTAPARSRSAKRRKMADKILPQRIRELVPESQAYMDLLAFERKLDQTIMRKRVDIQEALKRPMKQKRKLRLYISNTFNPAKPDAEDSDGSIASWELRVEGKLLDDVRHGPGLSRCPGPSKQKRKFSSFFKSLVIELDKDLYGPDNHLVEWHRTPTTQETDGFQVKRPGDLSVRCTLLLMLDYQPPQFKLDPRLARLLGLHTQSRSAIVQALWQYVKTNRLQDSHDKEYINGDKYFQQIFDCPRLKFSEIPQRLTALLLPPDPIVINHVISVDPSDQKKTACYDIDVEVEEPLKGQMSSFLLSTANQQEISALDSKIHETIESINQLKIQRDFMLSFSRDPKGYVQDLLRSQSRDLKVMTDVAGNPEEERRAEFYHQPWSQEAVSRYFYCKIQQRRQELEQSLVVRNT, encoded by the exons cgccCCGGGATGCCGTCTGGAGCCCGAATGCCCCACCAGGGGGCGCCCATGGGCCCCCCGGGCTCCCCGTACATGGGCAGCCCCGCCGTGCGACCCGGCCTGGCCCCCGCGGGCATGGAGCCCGCCCGCAAGCGAGCAGCGCCCCCGCccgggcagagccagccacagggcCAGGGCCAGCCTGTGCCCACCGCCCCCGCGCGGAGCCGCag tGCCAAGAGGAGGAAGATGGCTGACAAAATTCTCCCTCAAAGG aTTCGGGAGCTGGTCCCTGAGTCCCAGGCTTACATGGAcctcctagcatttgagaggaaGCTGGATCAAACCATCATGCGGAAGCGGGTGGACATCCAGGAGGCCCTGAAGAGGCCCATGAAG CAAAAGAGAAAGCTGCGCCTTTATATCTCCAATACTTTTAACCCTGCGAAGCCCGATGCTGAAGATTCTGACGGCAGCATTGCCTCCTGGGAGCTGCGGGTGGAGGGGAAGCTCTTGGATGATGTACGTCATGGCCCAGGTCTCTCCAGGTGTCCTGGG CCCAGTAAGCAGAAGCGGaagttctcttccttcttcaagAGTTTGGTCATTGAGTTGGACAAGGACCTTTACGGCCCCGACAACCACCTCGTTGAG TGGCACCGGACACCCACAACCCAGGAGACAGATGGGTTCCAAGTGAAGAGACCAGGGGACTTGAGTGTGCGCTGTACCCTGCTCCTTATGCTGGATTATCAG CCTCCCCAGTTCAAACTGGACCCCCGATTAGCCCGGCTGCTGGGGTTACATACGCAGAGCCGCTCAGCCATTGTCCAGGCACTATGGCAGTACGTGAAGACCAACCGGCTGCAGGATTCCCACGACAAAGAGTACATCAATGGAGACAAGTATTTCCAGCAG ATTTTTGACTGTCCCCGTCTGAAGTTCTCTGAGATTCCCCAGCGCCTCACAGCCCTGCTGCTGCCCCCTGATCCAATTGTTATCAACCACGTCATCAG CGTGGACCCATCAGACCAGAAGAAGACAGCATGCTATGACATTGATGTGGAGGTAGAGGAGCCACTGAAGGGGCAGATGAGCAGCTTTCTCCTGTCCACGGCCAACCAGCAGGAGATCAGTGCTCTGGACAGTAAG ATCCATGAGACGATCGAGTCCATAAACCAGCTCAAGATCCAGAGGGACTTCATGCTAAGTTTCTCCAGAGACCCCAAAGGCTACGTCCAAGACCTGCTCCGCTCTCAGAGCCGAGACCTCAAG GTGATGACAGATGTGGCTGGTAACCCTGAAGAGGAACGCCGGGCTGAGTTCTACCACCAGCCCTGGTCCCAGGAAGCAGTCAGCCGCTACTTCTACTGTAAG ATCCAGCAGCGCAGGCAGGAGCTGGAGCAGTCGCTGGTCGTACGCAACACCTAG
- the Smarcd3 gene encoding SWI/SNF-related matrix-associated actin-dependent regulator of chromatin subfamily D member 3 isoform X2, protein MAADEVAGGARKATKSKLFEFLVHGVRPGMPSGARMPHQGAPMGPPGSPYMGSPAVRPGLAPAGMEPARKRAAPPPGQSQPQGQGQPVPTAPARSRSAKRRKMADKILPQRIRELVPESQAYMDLLAFERKLDQTIMRKRVDIQEALKRPMKQKRKLRLYISNTFNPAKPDAEDSDGSIASWELRVEGKLLDDVRHGPVPVTFPQPSKQKRKFSSFFKSLVIELDKDLYGPDNHLVEWHRTPTTQETDGFQVKRPGDLSVRCTLLLMLDYQPPQFKLDPRLARLLGLHTQSRSAIVQALWQYVKTNRLQDSHDKEYINGDKYFQQIFDCPRLKFSEIPQRLTALLLPPDPIVINHVISVDPSDQKKTACYDIDVEVEEPLKGQMSSFLLSTANQQEISALDSKIHETIESINQLKIQRDFMLSFSRDPKGYVQDLLRSQSRDLKVMTDVAGNPEEERRAEFYHQPWSQEAVSRYFYCKIQQRRQELEQSLVVRNT, encoded by the exons cgccCCGGGATGCCGTCTGGAGCCCGAATGCCCCACCAGGGGGCGCCCATGGGCCCCCCGGGCTCCCCGTACATGGGCAGCCCCGCCGTGCGACCCGGCCTGGCCCCCGCGGGCATGGAGCCCGCCCGCAAGCGAGCAGCGCCCCCGCccgggcagagccagccacagggcCAGGGCCAGCCTGTGCCCACCGCCCCCGCGCGGAGCCGCag tGCCAAGAGGAGGAAGATGGCTGACAAAATTCTCCCTCAAAGG aTTCGGGAGCTGGTCCCTGAGTCCCAGGCTTACATGGAcctcctagcatttgagaggaaGCTGGATCAAACCATCATGCGGAAGCGGGTGGACATCCAGGAGGCCCTGAAGAGGCCCATGAAG CAAAAGAGAAAGCTGCGCCTTTATATCTCCAATACTTTTAACCCTGCGAAGCCCGATGCTGAAGATTCTGACGGCAGCATTGCCTCCTGGGAGCTGCGGGTGGAGGGGAAGCTCTTGGATGATGTACGTCATGGCCCAG TCCCTGTCACTTTCCCACAGCCCAGTAAGCAGAAGCGGaagttctcttccttcttcaagAGTTTGGTCATTGAGTTGGACAAGGACCTTTACGGCCCCGACAACCACCTCGTTGAG TGGCACCGGACACCCACAACCCAGGAGACAGATGGGTTCCAAGTGAAGAGACCAGGGGACTTGAGTGTGCGCTGTACCCTGCTCCTTATGCTGGATTATCAG CCTCCCCAGTTCAAACTGGACCCCCGATTAGCCCGGCTGCTGGGGTTACATACGCAGAGCCGCTCAGCCATTGTCCAGGCACTATGGCAGTACGTGAAGACCAACCGGCTGCAGGATTCCCACGACAAAGAGTACATCAATGGAGACAAGTATTTCCAGCAG ATTTTTGACTGTCCCCGTCTGAAGTTCTCTGAGATTCCCCAGCGCCTCACAGCCCTGCTGCTGCCCCCTGATCCAATTGTTATCAACCACGTCATCAG CGTGGACCCATCAGACCAGAAGAAGACAGCATGCTATGACATTGATGTGGAGGTAGAGGAGCCACTGAAGGGGCAGATGAGCAGCTTTCTCCTGTCCACGGCCAACCAGCAGGAGATCAGTGCTCTGGACAGTAAG ATCCATGAGACGATCGAGTCCATAAACCAGCTCAAGATCCAGAGGGACTTCATGCTAAGTTTCTCCAGAGACCCCAAAGGCTACGTCCAAGACCTGCTCCGCTCTCAGAGCCGAGACCTCAAG GTGATGACAGATGTGGCTGGTAACCCTGAAGAGGAACGCCGGGCTGAGTTCTACCACCAGCCCTGGTCCCAGGAAGCAGTCAGCCGCTACTTCTACTGTAAG ATCCAGCAGCGCAGGCAGGAGCTGGAGCAGTCGCTGGTCGTACGCAACACCTAG
- the Smarcd3 gene encoding SWI/SNF-related matrix-associated actin-dependent regulator of chromatin subfamily D member 3 isoform X6, producing the protein MTPGLQHLPTVVQRPGMPSGARMPHQGAPMGPPGSPYMGSPAVRPGLAPAGMEPARKRAAPPPGQSQPQGQGQPVPTAPARSRSAKRRKMADKILPQRIRELVPESQAYMDLLAFERKLDQTIMRKRVDIQEALKRPMKQKRKLRLYISNTFNPAKPDAEDSDGSIASWELRVEGKLLDDPSKQKRKFSSFFKSLVIELDKDLYGPDNHLVEWHRTPTTQETDGFQVKRPGDLSVRCTLLLMLDYQPPQFKLDPRLARLLGLHTQSRSAIVQALWQYVKTNRLQDSHDKEYINGDKYFQQIFDCPRLKFSEIPQRLTALLLPPDPIVINHVISVDPSDQKKTACYDIDVEVEEPLKGQMSSFLLSTANQQEISALDSKIHETIESINQLKIQRDFMLSFSRDPKGYVQDLLRSQSRDLKVMTDVAGNPEEERRAEFYHQPWSQEAVSRYFYCKIQQRRQELEQSLVVRNT; encoded by the exons cgccCCGGGATGCCGTCTGGAGCCCGAATGCCCCACCAGGGGGCGCCCATGGGCCCCCCGGGCTCCCCGTACATGGGCAGCCCCGCCGTGCGACCCGGCCTGGCCCCCGCGGGCATGGAGCCCGCCCGCAAGCGAGCAGCGCCCCCGCccgggcagagccagccacagggcCAGGGCCAGCCTGTGCCCACCGCCCCCGCGCGGAGCCGCag tGCCAAGAGGAGGAAGATGGCTGACAAAATTCTCCCTCAAAGG aTTCGGGAGCTGGTCCCTGAGTCCCAGGCTTACATGGAcctcctagcatttgagaggaaGCTGGATCAAACCATCATGCGGAAGCGGGTGGACATCCAGGAGGCCCTGAAGAGGCCCATGAAG CAAAAGAGAAAGCTGCGCCTTTATATCTCCAATACTTTTAACCCTGCGAAGCCCGATGCTGAAGATTCTGACGGCAGCATTGCCTCCTGGGAGCTGCGGGTGGAGGGGAAGCTCTTGGATGAT CCCAGTAAGCAGAAGCGGaagttctcttccttcttcaagAGTTTGGTCATTGAGTTGGACAAGGACCTTTACGGCCCCGACAACCACCTCGTTGAG TGGCACCGGACACCCACAACCCAGGAGACAGATGGGTTCCAAGTGAAGAGACCAGGGGACTTGAGTGTGCGCTGTACCCTGCTCCTTATGCTGGATTATCAG CCTCCCCAGTTCAAACTGGACCCCCGATTAGCCCGGCTGCTGGGGTTACATACGCAGAGCCGCTCAGCCATTGTCCAGGCACTATGGCAGTACGTGAAGACCAACCGGCTGCAGGATTCCCACGACAAAGAGTACATCAATGGAGACAAGTATTTCCAGCAG ATTTTTGACTGTCCCCGTCTGAAGTTCTCTGAGATTCCCCAGCGCCTCACAGCCCTGCTGCTGCCCCCTGATCCAATTGTTATCAACCACGTCATCAG CGTGGACCCATCAGACCAGAAGAAGACAGCATGCTATGACATTGATGTGGAGGTAGAGGAGCCACTGAAGGGGCAGATGAGCAGCTTTCTCCTGTCCACGGCCAACCAGCAGGAGATCAGTGCTCTGGACAGTAAG ATCCATGAGACGATCGAGTCCATAAACCAGCTCAAGATCCAGAGGGACTTCATGCTAAGTTTCTCCAGAGACCCCAAAGGCTACGTCCAAGACCTGCTCCGCTCTCAGAGCCGAGACCTCAAG GTGATGACAGATGTGGCTGGTAACCCTGAAGAGGAACGCCGGGCTGAGTTCTACCACCAGCCCTGGTCCCAGGAAGCAGTCAGCCGCTACTTCTACTGTAAG ATCCAGCAGCGCAGGCAGGAGCTGGAGCAGTCGCTGGTCGTACGCAACACCTAG
- the Smarcd3 gene encoding SWI/SNF-related matrix-associated actin-dependent regulator of chromatin subfamily D member 3 isoform X3: MAADEVAGGARKATKSKLFEFLVHGVRPGMPSGARMPHQGAPMGPPGSPYMGSPAVRPGLAPAGMEPARKRAAPPPGQSQPQGQGQPVPTAPARSRSAKRRKMADKILPQRIRELVPESQAYMDLLAFERKLDQTIMRKRVDIQEALKRPMKQKRKLRLYISNTFNPAKPDAEDSDGSIASWELRVEGKLLDDPSKQKRKFSSFFKSLVIELDKDLYGPDNHLVEWHRTPTTQETDGFQVKRPGDLSVRCTLLLMLDYQPPQFKLDPRLARLLGLHTQSRSAIVQALWQYVKTNRLQDSHDKEYINGDKYFQQIFDCPRLKFSEIPQRLTALLLPPDPIVINHVISVDPSDQKKTACYDIDVEVEEPLKGQMSSFLLSTANQQEISALDSKIHETIESINQLKIQRDFMLSFSRDPKGYVQDLLRSQSRDLKVMTDVAGNPEEERRAEFYHQPWSQEAVSRYFYCKIQQRRQELEQSLVVRNT; the protein is encoded by the exons cgccCCGGGATGCCGTCTGGAGCCCGAATGCCCCACCAGGGGGCGCCCATGGGCCCCCCGGGCTCCCCGTACATGGGCAGCCCCGCCGTGCGACCCGGCCTGGCCCCCGCGGGCATGGAGCCCGCCCGCAAGCGAGCAGCGCCCCCGCccgggcagagccagccacagggcCAGGGCCAGCCTGTGCCCACCGCCCCCGCGCGGAGCCGCag tGCCAAGAGGAGGAAGATGGCTGACAAAATTCTCCCTCAAAGG aTTCGGGAGCTGGTCCCTGAGTCCCAGGCTTACATGGAcctcctagcatttgagaggaaGCTGGATCAAACCATCATGCGGAAGCGGGTGGACATCCAGGAGGCCCTGAAGAGGCCCATGAAG CAAAAGAGAAAGCTGCGCCTTTATATCTCCAATACTTTTAACCCTGCGAAGCCCGATGCTGAAGATTCTGACGGCAGCATTGCCTCCTGGGAGCTGCGGGTGGAGGGGAAGCTCTTGGATGAT CCCAGTAAGCAGAAGCGGaagttctcttccttcttcaagAGTTTGGTCATTGAGTTGGACAAGGACCTTTACGGCCCCGACAACCACCTCGTTGAG TGGCACCGGACACCCACAACCCAGGAGACAGATGGGTTCCAAGTGAAGAGACCAGGGGACTTGAGTGTGCGCTGTACCCTGCTCCTTATGCTGGATTATCAG CCTCCCCAGTTCAAACTGGACCCCCGATTAGCCCGGCTGCTGGGGTTACATACGCAGAGCCGCTCAGCCATTGTCCAGGCACTATGGCAGTACGTGAAGACCAACCGGCTGCAGGATTCCCACGACAAAGAGTACATCAATGGAGACAAGTATTTCCAGCAG ATTTTTGACTGTCCCCGTCTGAAGTTCTCTGAGATTCCCCAGCGCCTCACAGCCCTGCTGCTGCCCCCTGATCCAATTGTTATCAACCACGTCATCAG CGTGGACCCATCAGACCAGAAGAAGACAGCATGCTATGACATTGATGTGGAGGTAGAGGAGCCACTGAAGGGGCAGATGAGCAGCTTTCTCCTGTCCACGGCCAACCAGCAGGAGATCAGTGCTCTGGACAGTAAG ATCCATGAGACGATCGAGTCCATAAACCAGCTCAAGATCCAGAGGGACTTCATGCTAAGTTTCTCCAGAGACCCCAAAGGCTACGTCCAAGACCTGCTCCGCTCTCAGAGCCGAGACCTCAAG GTGATGACAGATGTGGCTGGTAACCCTGAAGAGGAACGCCGGGCTGAGTTCTACCACCAGCCCTGGTCCCAGGAAGCAGTCAGCCGCTACTTCTACTGTAAG ATCCAGCAGCGCAGGCAGGAGCTGGAGCAGTCGCTGGTCGTACGCAACACCTAG
- the Smarcd3 gene encoding SWI/SNF-related matrix-associated actin-dependent regulator of chromatin subfamily D member 3 isoform X4: MTPGLQHLPTVVQRPGMPSGARMPHQGAPMGPPGSPYMGSPAVRPGLAPAGMEPARKRAAPPPGQSQPQGQGQPVPTAPARSRSAKRRKMADKILPQRIRELVPESQAYMDLLAFERKLDQTIMRKRVDIQEALKRPMKQKRKLRLYISNTFNPAKPDAEDSDGSIASWELRVEGKLLDDVRHGPGLSRCPGPSKQKRKFSSFFKSLVIELDKDLYGPDNHLVEWHRTPTTQETDGFQVKRPGDLSVRCTLLLMLDYQPPQFKLDPRLARLLGLHTQSRSAIVQALWQYVKTNRLQDSHDKEYINGDKYFQQIFDCPRLKFSEIPQRLTALLLPPDPIVINHVISVDPSDQKKTACYDIDVEVEEPLKGQMSSFLLSTANQQEISALDSKIHETIESINQLKIQRDFMLSFSRDPKGYVQDLLRSQSRDLKVMTDVAGNPEEERRAEFYHQPWSQEAVSRYFYCKIQQRRQELEQSLVVRNT; this comes from the exons cgccCCGGGATGCCGTCTGGAGCCCGAATGCCCCACCAGGGGGCGCCCATGGGCCCCCCGGGCTCCCCGTACATGGGCAGCCCCGCCGTGCGACCCGGCCTGGCCCCCGCGGGCATGGAGCCCGCCCGCAAGCGAGCAGCGCCCCCGCccgggcagagccagccacagggcCAGGGCCAGCCTGTGCCCACCGCCCCCGCGCGGAGCCGCag tGCCAAGAGGAGGAAGATGGCTGACAAAATTCTCCCTCAAAGG aTTCGGGAGCTGGTCCCTGAGTCCCAGGCTTACATGGAcctcctagcatttgagaggaaGCTGGATCAAACCATCATGCGGAAGCGGGTGGACATCCAGGAGGCCCTGAAGAGGCCCATGAAG CAAAAGAGAAAGCTGCGCCTTTATATCTCCAATACTTTTAACCCTGCGAAGCCCGATGCTGAAGATTCTGACGGCAGCATTGCCTCCTGGGAGCTGCGGGTGGAGGGGAAGCTCTTGGATGATGTACGTCATGGCCCAGGTCTCTCCAGGTGTCCTGGG CCCAGTAAGCAGAAGCGGaagttctcttccttcttcaagAGTTTGGTCATTGAGTTGGACAAGGACCTTTACGGCCCCGACAACCACCTCGTTGAG TGGCACCGGACACCCACAACCCAGGAGACAGATGGGTTCCAAGTGAAGAGACCAGGGGACTTGAGTGTGCGCTGTACCCTGCTCCTTATGCTGGATTATCAG CCTCCCCAGTTCAAACTGGACCCCCGATTAGCCCGGCTGCTGGGGTTACATACGCAGAGCCGCTCAGCCATTGTCCAGGCACTATGGCAGTACGTGAAGACCAACCGGCTGCAGGATTCCCACGACAAAGAGTACATCAATGGAGACAAGTATTTCCAGCAG ATTTTTGACTGTCCCCGTCTGAAGTTCTCTGAGATTCCCCAGCGCCTCACAGCCCTGCTGCTGCCCCCTGATCCAATTGTTATCAACCACGTCATCAG CGTGGACCCATCAGACCAGAAGAAGACAGCATGCTATGACATTGATGTGGAGGTAGAGGAGCCACTGAAGGGGCAGATGAGCAGCTTTCTCCTGTCCACGGCCAACCAGCAGGAGATCAGTGCTCTGGACAGTAAG ATCCATGAGACGATCGAGTCCATAAACCAGCTCAAGATCCAGAGGGACTTCATGCTAAGTTTCTCCAGAGACCCCAAAGGCTACGTCCAAGACCTGCTCCGCTCTCAGAGCCGAGACCTCAAG GTGATGACAGATGTGGCTGGTAACCCTGAAGAGGAACGCCGGGCTGAGTTCTACCACCAGCCCTGGTCCCAGGAAGCAGTCAGCCGCTACTTCTACTGTAAG ATCCAGCAGCGCAGGCAGGAGCTGGAGCAGTCGCTGGTCGTACGCAACACCTAG
- the Smarcd3 gene encoding SWI/SNF-related matrix-associated actin-dependent regulator of chromatin subfamily D member 3 isoform X5: protein MYLPTAQDPGDPTRPGMPSGARMPHQGAPMGPPGSPYMGSPAVRPGLAPAGMEPARKRAAPPPGQSQPQGQGQPVPTAPARSRSAKRRKMADKILPQRIRELVPESQAYMDLLAFERKLDQTIMRKRVDIQEALKRPMKQKRKLRLYISNTFNPAKPDAEDSDGSIASWELRVEGKLLDDVRHGPGLSRCPGPSKQKRKFSSFFKSLVIELDKDLYGPDNHLVEWHRTPTTQETDGFQVKRPGDLSVRCTLLLMLDYQPPQFKLDPRLARLLGLHTQSRSAIVQALWQYVKTNRLQDSHDKEYINGDKYFQQIFDCPRLKFSEIPQRLTALLLPPDPIVINHVISVDPSDQKKTACYDIDVEVEEPLKGQMSSFLLSTANQQEISALDSKIHETIESINQLKIQRDFMLSFSRDPKGYVQDLLRSQSRDLKVMTDVAGNPEEERRAEFYHQPWSQEAVSRYFYCKIQQRRQELEQSLVVRNT, encoded by the exons cgccCCGGGATGCCGTCTGGAGCCCGAATGCCCCACCAGGGGGCGCCCATGGGCCCCCCGGGCTCCCCGTACATGGGCAGCCCCGCCGTGCGACCCGGCCTGGCCCCCGCGGGCATGGAGCCCGCCCGCAAGCGAGCAGCGCCCCCGCccgggcagagccagccacagggcCAGGGCCAGCCTGTGCCCACCGCCCCCGCGCGGAGCCGCag tGCCAAGAGGAGGAAGATGGCTGACAAAATTCTCCCTCAAAGG aTTCGGGAGCTGGTCCCTGAGTCCCAGGCTTACATGGAcctcctagcatttgagaggaaGCTGGATCAAACCATCATGCGGAAGCGGGTGGACATCCAGGAGGCCCTGAAGAGGCCCATGAAG CAAAAGAGAAAGCTGCGCCTTTATATCTCCAATACTTTTAACCCTGCGAAGCCCGATGCTGAAGATTCTGACGGCAGCATTGCCTCCTGGGAGCTGCGGGTGGAGGGGAAGCTCTTGGATGATGTACGTCATGGCCCAGGTCTCTCCAGGTGTCCTGGG CCCAGTAAGCAGAAGCGGaagttctcttccttcttcaagAGTTTGGTCATTGAGTTGGACAAGGACCTTTACGGCCCCGACAACCACCTCGTTGAG TGGCACCGGACACCCACAACCCAGGAGACAGATGGGTTCCAAGTGAAGAGACCAGGGGACTTGAGTGTGCGCTGTACCCTGCTCCTTATGCTGGATTATCAG CCTCCCCAGTTCAAACTGGACCCCCGATTAGCCCGGCTGCTGGGGTTACATACGCAGAGCCGCTCAGCCATTGTCCAGGCACTATGGCAGTACGTGAAGACCAACCGGCTGCAGGATTCCCACGACAAAGAGTACATCAATGGAGACAAGTATTTCCAGCAG ATTTTTGACTGTCCCCGTCTGAAGTTCTCTGAGATTCCCCAGCGCCTCACAGCCCTGCTGCTGCCCCCTGATCCAATTGTTATCAACCACGTCATCAG CGTGGACCCATCAGACCAGAAGAAGACAGCATGCTATGACATTGATGTGGAGGTAGAGGAGCCACTGAAGGGGCAGATGAGCAGCTTTCTCCTGTCCACGGCCAACCAGCAGGAGATCAGTGCTCTGGACAGTAAG ATCCATGAGACGATCGAGTCCATAAACCAGCTCAAGATCCAGAGGGACTTCATGCTAAGTTTCTCCAGAGACCCCAAAGGCTACGTCCAAGACCTGCTCCGCTCTCAGAGCCGAGACCTCAAG GTGATGACAGATGTGGCTGGTAACCCTGAAGAGGAACGCCGGGCTGAGTTCTACCACCAGCCCTGGTCCCAGGAAGCAGTCAGCCGCTACTTCTACTGTAAG ATCCAGCAGCGCAGGCAGGAGCTGGAGCAGTCGCTGGTCGTACGCAACACCTAG
- the Smarcd3 gene encoding SWI/SNF-related matrix-associated actin-dependent regulator of chromatin subfamily D member 3 isoform X7 — protein MPSGARMPHQGAPMGPPGSPYMGSPAVRPGLAPAGMEPARKRAAPPPGQSQPQGQGQPVPTAPARSRSAKRRKMADKILPQRIRELVPESQAYMDLLAFERKLDQTIMRKRVDIQEALKRPMKQKRKLRLYISNTFNPAKPDAEDSDGSIASWELRVEGKLLDDVRHGPGLSRCPGPSKQKRKFSSFFKSLVIELDKDLYGPDNHLVEWHRTPTTQETDGFQVKRPGDLSVRCTLLLMLDYQPPQFKLDPRLARLLGLHTQSRSAIVQALWQYVKTNRLQDSHDKEYINGDKYFQQIFDCPRLKFSEIPQRLTALLLPPDPIVINHVISVDPSDQKKTACYDIDVEVEEPLKGQMSSFLLSTANQQEISALDSKIHETIESINQLKIQRDFMLSFSRDPKGYVQDLLRSQSRDLKVMTDVAGNPEEERRAEFYHQPWSQEAVSRYFYCKIQQRRQELEQSLVVRNT, from the exons ATGCCGTCTGGAGCCCGAATGCCCCACCAGGGGGCGCCCATGGGCCCCCCGGGCTCCCCGTACATGGGCAGCCCCGCCGTGCGACCCGGCCTGGCCCCCGCGGGCATGGAGCCCGCCCGCAAGCGAGCAGCGCCCCCGCccgggcagagccagccacagggcCAGGGCCAGCCTGTGCCCACCGCCCCCGCGCGGAGCCGCag tGCCAAGAGGAGGAAGATGGCTGACAAAATTCTCCCTCAAAGG aTTCGGGAGCTGGTCCCTGAGTCCCAGGCTTACATGGAcctcctagcatttgagaggaaGCTGGATCAAACCATCATGCGGAAGCGGGTGGACATCCAGGAGGCCCTGAAGAGGCCCATGAAG CAAAAGAGAAAGCTGCGCCTTTATATCTCCAATACTTTTAACCCTGCGAAGCCCGATGCTGAAGATTCTGACGGCAGCATTGCCTCCTGGGAGCTGCGGGTGGAGGGGAAGCTCTTGGATGATGTACGTCATGGCCCAGGTCTCTCCAGGTGTCCTGGG CCCAGTAAGCAGAAGCGGaagttctcttccttcttcaagAGTTTGGTCATTGAGTTGGACAAGGACCTTTACGGCCCCGACAACCACCTCGTTGAG TGGCACCGGACACCCACAACCCAGGAGACAGATGGGTTCCAAGTGAAGAGACCAGGGGACTTGAGTGTGCGCTGTACCCTGCTCCTTATGCTGGATTATCAG CCTCCCCAGTTCAAACTGGACCCCCGATTAGCCCGGCTGCTGGGGTTACATACGCAGAGCCGCTCAGCCATTGTCCAGGCACTATGGCAGTACGTGAAGACCAACCGGCTGCAGGATTCCCACGACAAAGAGTACATCAATGGAGACAAGTATTTCCAGCAG ATTTTTGACTGTCCCCGTCTGAAGTTCTCTGAGATTCCCCAGCGCCTCACAGCCCTGCTGCTGCCCCCTGATCCAATTGTTATCAACCACGTCATCAG CGTGGACCCATCAGACCAGAAGAAGACAGCATGCTATGACATTGATGTGGAGGTAGAGGAGCCACTGAAGGGGCAGATGAGCAGCTTTCTCCTGTCCACGGCCAACCAGCAGGAGATCAGTGCTCTGGACAGTAAG ATCCATGAGACGATCGAGTCCATAAACCAGCTCAAGATCCAGAGGGACTTCATGCTAAGTTTCTCCAGAGACCCCAAAGGCTACGTCCAAGACCTGCTCCGCTCTCAGAGCCGAGACCTCAAG GTGATGACAGATGTGGCTGGTAACCCTGAAGAGGAACGCCGGGCTGAGTTCTACCACCAGCCCTGGTCCCAGGAAGCAGTCAGCCGCTACTTCTACTGTAAG ATCCAGCAGCGCAGGCAGGAGCTGGAGCAGTCGCTGGTCGTACGCAACACCTAG